A single window of Polaribacter sp. SA4-10 DNA harbors:
- a CDS encoding N-acetylmuramoyl-L-alanine amidase has product MHFQQNHKFNIKTKNIAVFFCLFFFLTSSSSSFFAQKRYTVVIDAGHGGKDPGNLGNNYKEKNIALKVALAVGNKLAKNKDVKVIYTRNKDVFIDLWKRGDIANHAKADLFVSIHCDSHTTSAFGAGTFVLGLRGNKKNLEIAKRENAVILLEDNYIERYKGFDPNSAESVIGLSLLQEENLDKSLAIASLIQNNFAFKLNRNNRKVKQDNFQVLRETIMPSVLVELGFLTNKKEGRFLNSKKGQDQMGNAISDAVLNYISNLKLNTVDTTIEIANSIEYKTQIASGKNKIPTKPYNFKGLKNVQRVKIGSFYKYYYGVTSKYNTAKQSLKQAKNKGYKTAFMVAFKNGEKISVQEAIKMQ; this is encoded by the coding sequence ATGCATTTCCAACAAAACCACAAATTTAATATCAAAACAAAAAATATAGCTGTTTTTTTCTGCTTGTTCTTTTTTTTGACGAGTTCTTCTTCCTCTTTTTTTGCACAGAAAAGGTACACAGTTGTTATAGATGCAGGTCATGGAGGTAAAGACCCTGGGAATTTAGGGAATAATTATAAAGAGAAAAATATTGCATTAAAAGTAGCTTTAGCTGTTGGTAATAAATTAGCTAAGAATAAAGATGTAAAAGTTATTTATACAAGAAATAAAGATGTTTTTATAGATTTATGGAAAAGAGGAGATATTGCAAATCATGCTAAAGCAGATTTATTTGTTTCTATACATTGTGATTCTCATACAACGAGTGCTTTTGGGGCAGGAACTTTTGTTCTTGGTTTACGTGGTAATAAAAAGAACCTTGAAATCGCAAAAAGAGAAAATGCAGTAATCCTTTTAGAAGACAACTATATAGAAAGGTATAAAGGGTTTGACCCAAATTCTGCTGAGTCAGTTATAGGTTTGTCTCTTTTACAAGAAGAAAATTTAGATAAAAGTTTGGCAATTGCAAGTTTAATTCAGAATAATTTTGCTTTCAAATTAAATAGAAACAATAGAAAAGTAAAACAAGATAATTTTCAGGTTTTAAGAGAAACGATTATGCCAAGTGTTTTGGTAGAATTAGGCTTTCTAACGAATAAGAAAGAAGGAAGATTCTTGAATTCTAAAAAAGGGCAGGACCAAATGGGAAATGCTATTTCAGATGCTGTTCTAAATTATATTAGTAATTTAAAACTGAATACTGTAGATACTACTATAGAGATTGCAAATAGTATTGAATATAAAACACAAATTGCATCAGGAAAAAATAAGATTCCAACTAAACCTTATAACTTTAAAGGATTAAAAAATGTACAAAGAGTTAAAATAGGGTCTTTTTACAAGTATTATTATGGTGTAACTTCTAAATATAATACAGCAAAACAATCTTTAAAACAGGCTAAAAATAAAGGTTATAAAACAGCTTTTATGGTTGCTTTTAAAAATGGAGAAAAAATCTCTGTTCAGGAGGCTATTAAAATGCAGTAA
- a CDS encoding MlaD family protein, giving the protein MSKELKTGIVAVLIIAIFVWGYNFLKGKNLLDPNSRQFKVEYSNIGGLSKASLVTINGLKVGKVDKIKFNKENDKKGHLVVSFSMDNDFQFSKNSVVKIYSPSPLGGSNLAIIPDYEGETAVSGDLLKGEIESSLFTSIGEKLDPLQEKLERVIVSADSLFKNINNVLDLKTQKSLKTSVKTLEYTLFDIKKSVHTASGILDSTAVDLKETIRNTRYITENLAKVSDTLANSNIGGVIRKSEITLNSVNTILDGIDKGKGSLGKFVNDNAMYDNLTNVSKELELLLREMKLNPKRFVHFSLFGKRAKPYDPKKNEKNETSQ; this is encoded by the coding sequence ATGTCTAAAGAATTAAAAACAGGAATTGTTGCGGTATTAATTATTGCTATTTTTGTATGGGGGTATAATTTTCTAAAAGGTAAAAACTTGTTAGACCCAAATTCACGTCAATTTAAAGTTGAGTATAGTAATATTGGTGGTTTAAGTAAGGCTAGCTTGGTTACAATAAATGGATTAAAGGTTGGTAAAGTAGATAAAATTAAATTTAATAAAGAAAATGATAAAAAAGGTCATTTAGTTGTTAGTTTTTCTATGGATAATGATTTTCAGTTCTCTAAAAACAGTGTTGTTAAAATATATTCGCCAAGCCCTTTAGGAGGTTCTAATTTAGCGATTATACCTGATTATGAAGGGGAAACTGCTGTTTCTGGAGATCTACTTAAGGGCGAAATAGAATCTAGTTTATTTACATCAATTGGAGAGAAGCTAGATCCACTTCAAGAAAAATTAGAGCGTGTAATTGTTAGTGCAGATTCATTATTTAAGAACATCAATAATGTACTAGACTTAAAAACTCAAAAAAGTTTAAAAACATCTGTAAAAACATTAGAGTATACATTGTTTGATATTAAAAAAAGCGTACATACTGCAAGTGGTATTTTAGATTCTACAGCTGTAGATTTAAAAGAAACTATTAGAAATACTAGATATATTACTGAAAACTTAGCTAAAGTTTCAGATACATTAGCAAATTCTAATATCGGTGGAGTTATTAGAAAATCAGAAATTACATTAAATTCAGTAAATACTATTTTAGATGGTATTGATAAAGGAAAAGGTTCTTTAGGTAAATTTGTAAATGATAATGCGATGTATGATAATTTAACAAATGTTTCTAAAGAATTAGAATTGTTGTTAAGAGAAATGAAATTGAATCCTAAAAGATTTGTGCATTTTTCTTTATTTGGAAAAAG